The genomic interval CTTGGCACTGAACTATGCTAGAAGTCCCTGTGCTCGTGACCACCTTGACCTTGCAGGGAAAATGCCAGTCTCATTGAAAATGGCCTATGTGGAGcggtaaaaatgaattttatgaataCATGAGTACATGCCTTTTTAATTTCTGGATAATAAGATTAAAAAGCATACATAAGGAACTTCTGCTGCTAGagactatagtcaataatactgtattaactataaatggtgtcagatgggtaccagGCTTATTAGGGAGGGATCGCTCTGTAAGGTATATGAATGTCTGACCactctgctgtacacctgaaactaatatgtatAACATCATATGtcaatatggaaaataaaaattagaaaaatggttttatattaaatttgatatataaaataaatataccaccttcaaaaaaaaagaaagaacttgttTGAGTTGTAAGCTAAAGTTAGCCACCTACTCATGATAGCCATTTTTATTGAAAGAACTACTTGGCAGATGATGTTGATTTAGACTTGGATATTTGACAGTTGTTTCCTCAAAAGTAAATGGAATGGGTCTGTCGCTTCAAAGGAGACTCGCTGTTTGTTTGCCGATGATCAAATTTGAGCTTTGAAGTAAAAATCTGTGTTTTTTGAAAATGTGAATTTGCCAATGGAAGCTCAGTAGCTTCCCAGCGCTTTGCTGATGAAAACTGGCGGTAATAGTAAGTAATGTGATTGCTTGGTGCTGTATACTGAAATGGGCCAACATTTTGAAGCAATATTTTCCATGTGACTAATGAACAATGTTACAAAATTGCTCATGGGTAAAAAATCCACTCAAAGTGCAAGACAGACTGTGGGATTTATTTTAACCATAGGAAAGTTTATTGGTTTGGCTTCATATTTCAATTGCCATTAACTTGTAAATAATTTGTCAACTTTGATATAAAACAGTATCTATAATTATCTGGAAGTTACTACATGCCCCGCCCTCTTACCAAGTTACGTTTCTGTGGGAGGCCTGATTTTCTGCAACGCCCTTCTCATCTTCTTACAAAACATtatctttcataaaaatattaaaatgtaacacattttttaaaatgaataccaCTTTGAAGTGTTTGAATATAGTGTGGTAAACATTGATGAccagtggtgtgctggtaaatgtttactAACCAGCCTCCTGAGGGCTCAGGGTAGGGGGAGCCCTCCCTCATTGGTAGTGTGCCAAATTTGTGGTGTAAACATTTTCATGACTACCAACTTCAAACTACCAACTTGTTACTGATGCAGACTTGGGAAGACAAAGTACCATCTGTGAGCCAGCTCCAACCACGGCTGATCTACTCCACCTGTTTTGTGGCATCCTCAGGAATTCTGGAGTGGTGAGAGGCCCTGAGGAGTCGGAGCACAGGTGTTCTAGTACCCTCACCCACCTGTATGGAGTCCAGAAGAGGTGCGGCCTCAATTACAAAAGCCCTTGGACCTCCAAGCCTAATGTTCTTAAATGTAAACATTCCCAAATCTCTTCTGTATGGTCTGCCAAGCCCTTGGCAAAGACAGAACCTGAACCCTACTATTCTACGTGCTTCTTAAATGCTTTCAATAACACTTTTTGGGAATTTCTTCAGGGAGGGCTCACAGCTGGTTCCAGCTGGTCATGATGTCCTAGGTGGCCATGTATAAAATCGGTTAAACGAGGACGTGACTCAGACTGACAGCTGCTGAGCAGCGGCTCTGAGCTCAGtatcctccctccacccctccgtGTAGGGTGGGGACAAAGAACGACTTTTACGAGgagtttatataaacaaaatattttattatttgagaaaGAAACAGCCAAATCACAAAATTCTTATACTTAAGTTCTGCTCATCGCCATGCCAGAGGTTTACAAGAGACTTCACTTCCTGTCACTATTAGGTTGGACCACATGAAAAACTGCCCACTTGGTCgataagaaaaaaagtcaaaagctGATTTCACGTGGTTTGACCCCACATAAAATGAGCCCACGGCTAAGAATTCTTTTGGCAGCAACATGTTCTCTGTCACATGTCTGCTGATGCTACACACAGACATCCGAGCGATAAACAGGTCCTGCCTGAGGAGCATCCTGTGGTTTAAGACACTGGAAACTTGTCTTGTGTGGGTCTCGAGGCAGCTCTGCCTCTCTCGGCTCGTCCTGCTAGCCAAGCACACGCTCTCGTCATGTGGATGGGTCCAGGTGTCCTCTCACTTTGCGAGGGGAACCTGCCCAACTCTGCAACCCACAGGGCTGGATCGTGAACAGACCAGGAAGACACGCTGACCCAGGTGCTCCTTAGAAACAGCTGCAAAAGGCCCTATCCACACGTTTTCTTCACATGAACCAGTCCCATGCATTCTCTCTCCCACCTGGCTTACCCCCTTAGCctctgggtgctctgcatccaaaatgtaagaaaaaacaaaactacattgCTGGGCTACTGAGTAGTAAAGAGCAGCATGGTTTCCAGACAGCCCGAGACTAGACAGTGAGCAGGGATAGGACTGACACGTGTCTTCCGTGTATGACAGGTTTCACAGTTTCCCCTTCCCTCGGGGACCTTCAGCTCTGCACAGTATGTTTAACTTTACAGGGaatggagataaaaaataaagctttcttACAAATAGTTCATTTTTCCAgtgaattacttttataataaaaataatcgcTACATAAGTCTACCCGATCTCTGAAAAGAAGTTGCCTATTTCCAAAAATAGTATTCTTATTTTGATCGCACGGGGTCATTCAGGCTTGGGAGTGGGGCATGGGGTAGTGGTCAAGGAAGTTTGTTGCGGGGGCAGGGAACACAATGcaactaagaaataaaatacactcTGTGTATCAACAGACTTAAAGGCAtgcacagaaatgaaaaacatatgcCATTTGTCAAGAAAAATACTGCTTTATagcttttacattaaaattaaaggagaaatgagAGGCCAGATGTGCCCCCAGATAATAACATTAAGTTTCttataaaaatccccaaatgtACAAATTTCTTGCCGGATAACAACCCAggtaaaaccaaacaaaacagaacagggATTAACTCTCTTAGACCTTACTTCTATAGGCATATTCAATGTAAATAATACACATTTTACAAATTCTCTTAGCCTGCCCTTGGCAGATGACTGTTTTGCAAAATGTCATATGTGctcttgaaaaatgaaataaacgtTGCATCCTTATTTCACATAcagtaatataattattttaaattacaatataCAACTTCTGTTAAATAGAACTGTTAGAGGATTCTGAGAACAAGGATAAAATTACAATCATATATACAAACCCACTTCAGACCTGGCTCGATGGCCTCCTTGCCTCTCCTGCCCTCTGACCCTCTGAGACAGAGACCGCTTTGGCATGTGTGATTCCTGGTTGCAAAAGgccaaagaaaatggaaaaatgtgtgTGTCTGCGACGCGCTCACTCCTTGGAGAACGTCCAACAGCGGGGCGTTCCTGTCACACCACCTGCTCAGACGCTCCCCTCTCGGCCGTTTTAACGAGACCGCATTATAAATAGTGTGTTCCTGTCTGCAGGCTTCAGAAGCGACAAACCGTGCTGCTTTGGGCAAAAAGCTGTGGTTTCAGATGAAATAAGGCCACTGCTTCTGGGCGACTTTCCTGGAGTGTTCAACTGGCCTGGCAGGGGCCTGGGGGCAGTCGGTCAGGATGGCCCCGCTGGCAGTCCCCCGGGCCTCAGTCCTCCGTGTCCGGCTGGACGCCCAGGATGGCATGCAGTTCCTCGGGTGTGAACCCCAGCAAATTCTGCAGGTCGCACACGAAGCGGTATACGTAGCGCTTCCCAGATGTCTTGTGGATGATGTTCTTGTCGTAGTAATAGCGCAGACCCCGGCTCAGCTTCTCATAGTTCATCTTCGgcttatttttcctctttccccacCGGCGGGCCACCTGTGGTGAACATGGACGGAGAAGAGTTCAAGTCCACTTGGCAATTAAGAAAAAGTCAATGACTCTCCCACCCCCAATATGATGCTGAAGTGTGCTCCCTGGGGAGAACTTGCCCACTAAAGGACCCCAGCAAAGGTGCCATCTTTTTAAAGACATGTACCAGGGGACTTAAGTCTCTCGGTTGGCTCTCCAAGGATGGAAGGAGGAACAGAGGGGAATGTGGTGTCCCCACCCACAGCACTGTCTGATACAGGGCTCCTGAAGTCTCTTGCTCAGTAAAACCGCTCAGagataaaaaaattctgaattgGGGTTGCTGAGACAAGGGAAAAGCTATGTCTCCCCAGCCCTGGAGTTCTTCTCCCCACCACCACTTGCTGAGTGGGGTTCCGGGCCCTGTAACATTATGCAATCCTCAGTGCTTCCGCTTCCCAAGGGGGAGATGACAGACCATGCTCTACTAGTCAGAGACCCAGGGCTTCTCTAATGCTCtccctgggagggaggggcataGGAGCCCAGCCAGTGCGCATGCATGGGGGTGTGAGGCTTGCTCCCCGCAAAAGGAAAAAGCAACTTCCCCAAAGCATTTTCACATGGTCAGGAGAGAGCCTCAGTTTACTGTCTGTGCCTTTCTACTTGATGACAGAGCAAGACGGTGAGCTTTGGCCAGCGCCCAAGTACAGACTCACTGACAGGGCACACCTATCAACAGAGCCAGGACCTCATGCAAGTTTCCCGAGTGACAGAAGAACTCTCCTCTGTACCAGGGAGCCCTTTCTGTGCCCAGGGAACTGAatttgtgaccccccccccccaagggatGAAAGCAGGGCTAAGAACCCAAAGACTGATTTCCTGGGCTCTGACCATACCTCATCAGGGTCTGCCAGCTTGAACTCCCATCCATCGCCCGTCCAGCTGATGAAGGACTGGCAGGATTTATCGGAGAGTAATTCCAGGAGAAACTGCCACAGCTGGATGGGTCCACTTCCTGCGGGAGAGGGCTGAGTTACAGGTGTTTACAGACTTAAAACCGGCCAGGCTTTAGCCATCCTAATGAAACAAACAGGCTAAGGAGTGTGAGCCCCAATTCTGGGTGCCAACATGAAGGTGCCTCGCCTGGTGGCTGGAGAGAGTCCTGAGTGCTAATGGGAGGAGGCTGAATACCAAATGGAGATCTTCCTCCATGCCTCCTACTCCCAGAAAAGAGATCACTAGGCCTTGATTACTGAGTTGGgtctttctggggaaaaaaagtcaAGACCACCGACTCCTGGCACTAAAATTGCTCATCCTGAGTCATTCATTGTTCCTTCTGTGATAACTTTCAGTATTTGATTTCTACAAATGTTGAGCCAGGATCGGGGCAGCTGAAGTGGGGCATCTAACCACAGAACAAGGCACGTTACTCGTGGAATCTTGCGCTGTCATTCTCTAGCCACATGATGGTGGCTAAATTGCTTAATCTGAGGCAGTTTCCTCAAGAGCCATGTGGACACTTGGAATGACAGCTGCGGCCTCACCACCTCTGTGTGCTGAGGTCTGTGCTCTGCAAAGCACCCTTTACGGGCCTTTACCTGATTACTACTTAGAACCGCCATCTTGTGAAGAAGCATCACAGCAGCACTGTCCACAGATGAGGAAGAAGATGAGGTTCAGAGGCCGGGTGCCCTGCCCTGGACCTCACGCCCATCCGATAACCATTCTCCAAAACACAAAGGACCACTGGCAGGAAGGCTTGGCTATGAGGCATGAAGGACAGGAGCTCTGGAACCAGGCAGAACTGGTTGCCCATGTGACCAGACAGCTGTGCCATTCTGAGGGCacttcctatctgtaaaatgggttcatACCCCACCGGTGCTGGGCTGTCCTGAAGAGCTACCAACAGTGTGCCTAGCTAATAGCCACACAGAGTGGGTGGGTTACAAGTCCTAAAATGGAAAACCCACAAACACCACTTTGTTTTCCTATCAGGCCCTGACCCCTGGGCGTGAAAACTGTGTCACATCTCACTCATCCAACATGTATATTTTAACAGGTTTCTGTGGCTGTTTGTTTTAGATGACAGAAAGCAATGGATGCCTACACATTCTTATTTTAACCTATCATGTTTttgtaagtatttttaaaatcagcagTGGCTCTATATATAGTCAAAAACAGGGGAGAAAGCTCATTTAAGGACACAtggagcaataaaaaaaaaaatctcagtatttTCACTCAAGTACTGGAAATATCTTGTTCTAAAAACAGCTTTAATGTTTGTCCCTTGCTTAGAACAGCTCTTgcccaaaacttaaaaataagatggGTTTACAGAAGCAAGAAAAGGTAAACAGTCCTGTGAGTCTGTTTGCTGCCCCTCCCCGGGGCAGTTTACAGTCTTTGAAATGCCTGGAGTGGGTGAGTCAGAGCTGAAGCCTCTGCCTTCCCCTGCCTCCCGCCCtcgccctccccctccctggaatgGCCGAACACGTCCCAGGTGGAGGGAGCAGCCATGGATTTCCATCCACGCACACAAACATTCCCGCCAGGCTGGCCTTTCTAGAACTCAGACACACAGCTGTCTAGATACAGAATTACACCCCCACAGATCAAATGTGGGGCGCAGATACAATGTGCTCAGACTAGCCAACACCCTTGATAAACATGGCTGTGCTGGGCAGGGCACAGGGGAGGTGATGAGGACACCAGGAGCTGCACGCTCACCTGTGAAGCCAGCCAGCACGGCCGCAGGTATGACTGGTTTGCCTTGCTCCACTGGGTCACTCCTCTCTTGGATGTAATCCTTGAAAGACATGGTCGGCTTACTGAGGCACAGGGACTGGCTGCAGTCATCCTCAAAGCTCTCGAAGGAAGGCACCCGCTGCTCCAGCAGTGACGACTGGCTGTTCCAGGACTGCAGCAGGGAGTCCGAGCTCTCAAAACTGTCCCCGCCGTTCTCAGGGGAGTCACAGTCTCCGGGCTTCCCTGGCAAAAGCAAGTGAGGCACACACATTGACTCCTCAGGACACTGACATGTCTAACCTTACTGCCAGTAAGTGAACTGCAGGTGTTCTGGCCTCATGGGCAGTGTCACTGCCAGCCACCCCCCATTCAATCACACTCCCTGCTGGGGCAGAATCATTCTGACTTCATAATGCTCTTCAGCTGAGGGCCTTGTTCCTGGTAAGTATACTGTACAACCACATCTTCCATCAACAGCAAATTGATACATCAAGTGTAAcctcacaggacagagcactATACAGCAGTGAAAATGGACAAAGGGCTGCTACgcccaacaacatggatgaagctcAGACAGAACGATGAGCAAAAGACAAACACAAAGGACACATACAGCATGGTGCCACTTATATCAAGTTCAGGAATAGGAAAAACTATGATGATAAAAGTCAGGACAATGGTTTCCTCATGGGGTGGGTATGCTAGTGATGACTGGGAAAGGGTACAAGGGAGCCTTCCGGGATGCTGTCTTCTCCATCTCCACCTGGGTGGCTGTCACACAGGTGTTTATGTATGTAAAAATTCAACCACTTATATATCCTGATATTTGTGCACTGTGTATACACATCTCcgtaaaaaagaaatgttacattCCTACATCGGTTCCTAAAATATCCCATTGGGTGGAGGAATCTATGTACAATAGCAGGGACTGTGTCTTGTTTACTCAATCCCCTTGGGACCCAGACCACAGCCTGAATGAAACACGGGAGCGTGCTTACGGAGTAAATCAGTGCTCTGTGATAGTGACCTAATGTTACTTAGAACAGGATGAGTCCTTGACTTCATCCAACATAGGACTACTGTTGAGGAAGCTCATGTCACTGTCTGACCGTGGCTCCTGGAACCAAACCTGCTGAAAAAAACGCAGAGGCTCCTGCTTACCAGAACCGTTGGTGATTAGACTCAAGTTGCTGCCCGCAAAGTCCTGGCTGACAGAGCAGTAGTTGATGCCGACAGTGCTGAGCTGGGACTTGGGGAACATCTGAAACTCCTGCTCGGAACTGAGGGCACCAGGAGGCGTGGCTGTGGATGGACACATGTTGTCCAGGAGACTGCCTTTGGGGTAATTCTGTGTCTGCATTCCATACGGTGCCTGCTCCACACCAAAACCTGGGCCAGAACCATCCGATGGCAGCACTGTTAGATGACAGCACTTGATAATTAGGGACCCTCCACACCTCTCACCAAACAGGACACAAGCAGTTCTGTATGCTTCCCCCTTTGCAAACCTTTGGTGGACTTGTGGGCAAGTTTTCCACAAAGTCCTCTTTATTCAAACCAGCTTTACTGTCCCTTTTTCAATATGCCTGTTGCCTCTGGACCCTGGGTGCAATGTCTCAGTGTTAATGTTTCTACATACCAGGGGCTTTAACATGACCTTCACGGTGACAGGGACACTGGCTCC from Saccopteryx leptura isolate mSacLep1 chromosome 2, mSacLep1_pri_phased_curated, whole genome shotgun sequence carries:
- the ETS2 gene encoding protein C-ets-2 isoform X2, with the protein product MNDFGIKNMDQVAPVSNSYRGTLKRQPAFDTFDGSLFAILPSLNEKQALQEVPTGLDSISHDSASCELPLLTPCSKAVMSQALKATFSGFQKEQRRLGIPKNPWLWTEQQVCQWLLWASNEFSLVNINLQRFGMNGQVLCNLGKERFLELAPDFVGDILWEHLEQMIKENQEKTDDQFEENSHLNSVPHWINSNSLGFGVEQAPYGMQTQNYPKGSLLDNMCPSTATPPGALSSEQEFQMFPKSQLSTVGINYCSVSQDFAGSNLSLITNGSGKPGDCDSPENGGDSFESSDSLLQSWNSQSSLLEQRVPSFESFEDDCSQSLCLSKPTMSFKDYIQERSDPVEQGKPVIPAAVLAGFTGSGPIQLWQFLLELLSDKSCQSFISWTGDGWEFKLADPDEVARRWGKRKNKPKMNYEKLSRGLRYYYDKNIIHKTSGKRYVYRFVCDLQNLLGFTPEELHAILGVQPDTED
- the ETS2 gene encoding protein C-ets-2 isoform X1, which encodes MNDFGIKNMDQVAPVSNSYRGTLKRQPAFDTFDGSLFAILPSLNEKQALQEVPTGLDSISHDSASCELPLLTPCSKAVMSQALKATFSGFQKEQRRLGIPKNPWLWTEQQVCQWLLWASNEFSLVNINLQRFGMNGQVLCNLGKERFLELAPDFVGDILWEHLEQMIKENQEKTDDQFEENSHLNSVPHWINSNSLVLPSDGSGPGFGVEQAPYGMQTQNYPKGSLLDNMCPSTATPPGALSSEQEFQMFPKSQLSTVGINYCSVSQDFAGSNLSLITNGSGKPGDCDSPENGGDSFESSDSLLQSWNSQSSLLEQRVPSFESFEDDCSQSLCLSKPTMSFKDYIQERSDPVEQGKPVIPAAVLAGFTGSGPIQLWQFLLELLSDKSCQSFISWTGDGWEFKLADPDEVARRWGKRKNKPKMNYEKLSRGLRYYYDKNIIHKTSGKRYVYRFVCDLQNLLGFTPEELHAILGVQPDTED